The following are encoded together in the Drosophila sechellia strain sech25 chromosome 3R, ASM438219v1, whole genome shotgun sequence genome:
- the LOC6617159 gene encoding filamin-A, giving the protein MFKVSQEMRLNTQAASSASACSSSGSGLEGHSPKEGGIFGRYQRTPDADAYPSESPRVYVAPELTDAGKVQLLHFPSGALRVNSPLGFIIKRNGVKGNFEVRVEGPSGQPIQPVRQQQLDPERFQIDCQLAAGAGLYKVHIKCNSVTLPRSPFIIVAIAGATESIEGKPASSSVAISDSDASRVQSRGLGLTHVSLVERNEFTVDCGQAGSNMLLVGVLGQRGPCEEVVVRHLGRGIHSVSYRVCDPGDYILVVKWGEQNVPGSPFSLSAD; this is encoded by the exons ATGTTCAAAGTGTCACAGGAGATGCGTCTGAACACGCAGgccgcctcctccgcctccgcctGCAGTTCGAGTGGGAGTGGTCTTGAGGGCCATAGTCCGAAAGAGGGCGGTATTTTTGGACGCTACCAGCGGACGCCCGATGCGG ATGCCTATCCCTCGGAATCGCCGCGCGTCTATGTGGCACCCGAGCTGACCGACGCCGGCAAGGTGCAGTTGCTCCACTTTCCCAGCGGCGCGTTGAGGGTGAACAGCCCGCTGGGATTCATCATCAAGCGGAACGGGGTCAAGGGAAACTTCGAGGTGCGCGTCGAGGGTCCCAGTGGCCAGCCCATCCAGCCCGTTCGGCAGCAGCAGTTGGATCCGGAGCGCTTCCAGATCGATTGCCAGCTGGCCGCCGGAGCGGGTCTCTACAAGGTGCACATCAAGTGCAATTCCGTGACCCTGCCCCGCTCCCCGTTCATCATCGTGGCCATAGCAGGAGCTACCGAATCCATCGAGGGCAAACCAGCGAGTTCTTCAG TCGCCATCTCGGACTCGGATGCCAGTCGAGTACAGAGCCGTGGCCTGGGCCTCACCCATGTCAGCTTGGTGGAGCGCAACGAGTTCACCGTGGACTGCGGCCAGGCGGGTAGCAACATGCTCCTGGTGGGCGTGCTGGGGCAACGCGGTCCCTGCGAGGAGGTGGTGGTCAGGCATCTGGGACGCGGCATACACAGTGTCAGTTACCGCGTATGCGATCCCGGTGACTACATCCTGGTGGTCAAGTGGGGGGAGCAGAACGTACCCGGATCCCCGTTCAGCTTAAGTGCGGATTAG
- the LOC6617160 gene encoding tubulin polyglutamylase TTLL13 yields MNLKNSKFFKRIQELRHFSKEKIRKDREKRTHVARALDMALNEQPCLDREWFSPEQSPPLQPMSPRRRMKKTRCLKRRAAAGKQVGDNSPYYGPSSGENSPKPADEAKLQGFIQLNNKTYRVECPTRVLNPPMNVDEERPASETKSTICVSNSRYAMIGKISKTLGYKLVKESKMWNILWSDSFPGVELFKNMKRFQQINHFPGMIEICRKDLLSRNLNRMLKIFPQDYKIFPKTWMLPADYGDAMNYALNHKRTFILKPDSGAQGRGIWLTNDLKTIGPHERLICQTYINRPLLIDGYKFDLRVYTLITSVDPLRIFVYNEGLARFATNKYVEPTPGNANDLYMHLTNYSVNKRNSHYELCDNDDCGSKRKLSAINTWMRRHNYDVEEFWSNVDDVIIKTVLSAWPVLKHNYHACFPGHDKIQACFEILGFDILVDWKLKPYILEVNHSPSFHTNEQVDREVKRPLIRDTLNLVSTVLADKRQILKEDRKRVKQRLLKIRGDPPVQRPRLGGGTSKPKIDVQKGSPDAQPVDVEPEAEDHGPLAQQIAWEESHLGNFRKIMPPPDLSKLDYYTRFYAQSNQVSIFAETAASKKREDLARKMRIQIEEKKAKQQQMLNGKAKRDARKRHTVLLPRAVRERNRMNLFRLRENWSPGFISDAEERLRHTWLHMRAEAIRTLKITENIYSNLYETGLLTNTDMVVYPHLYHNLQHGYDIKHVP; encoded by the exons atgaatttaaaaaattccaAGTTTTTCAAGAGGATTCAGGAGCTGCGCCACTTCTCCAAGGAGAAAATTCGGAAGGATCGCGAAAAGAGGACACACGTTGCTCGCGCCCTGGACATGGCTCTTAATGAGCAGCCGTGCTTGGACCGGGAATGGTTCAGTCCGGAGCAATCACCGCCACTGCAGCCCATGTCCCCACGCCGCCGGATGAAGAAGACCCGGTGCCTCAAGAGGAGGGCAGCCGCCGGCAAGCAAGTGGGTGACAACTCCCCATATTACGGACCATCTTCTGGCGAAAACAGTCCAAAGCCTGCTGACGAAGCCAAACTGCAGGGCTTCATTCAACTGAACAACAAGACCTACCGAGTGGAATGCCCCACTCGGGTGCTCAATCCTCCCATGAACGTCGACGAGGAGCGGCCAGCCAG CGAAACCAAGAGTACCATCTGCGTGTCCAACTCGCGCTACGCCATGATTGGGAAGATCTCCAAGACGCTGGGCTACAAGTTGGTCAAGGAGTCCAAGATGTGGAACATCCTCTGGTCGGATTCGTTTCCCGGCGTGGAGCTATTCAAGAACATGAAGCGCTTCCAGCAGATTAATCACTTTCCGGGCATGATCGAGATCTGTCGCAAGGATCTCCTCTCGCGGAATCTAAACCGGATGCTAAAGATCTTTCCGCAGGACTACAAAATATTTCCCAAGACCTGGATGCTGCCGGCGGA CTATGGAGATGCCATGAACTACGCGCTCAATCACAAGCGCACGTTCATCCTGAAACCGGATTCTGGTGCCCAGGGTCGTGGCATCTGGCTGACAAACGACCTGAAGACCATAGGTCCTCACGAGCGCCTCATCTGCCAAACGTACATAAACAGG CCCCTGCTCATCGATGGCTACAAGTTCGATCTGCGTGTCTACACATTGATTACCTCCGTGGATCCCCTGCGCATCTTCGTGTACAACGAGGGATTGGCCAGATTTGCCACGAACAAGTACGTGGAGCCCACGCCCGGAAACGCCAACGATCTGTACATGCACTTGACCAACTACTCGGTGAACAAGCGGAACTCGCATTACGAACTGTGCGACAACGATGACTGTGGCAGCAAGAGGAAGCTGAGCGCCATCAACACTTGGATGCGGCGGCACAACTACGATGTGGAGGAGTTCTGGAGCAATGTGGACGACGTGATCATTAAGACGGTGCTGAGCGCGTGGCCAGTGCTGAAACACAACTACCATGCCTGCTTTCCGGGTCACGACAAGATCCAGGCCTGCTTCGAGATCCTCGGCTTCGACATCCTGGTGGACTGGAAGCTGAAGCCCTACATCCTCGAGGTCAACCACTCGCCCAGTTTCCATACCAACGAGCAGGTGGACAGGGAGGTAAAGCGACCGCTCATCCGGGACACCTTGAACTTGGTTAGCACGGTCCTGGCGGACAAGAGGCAGATTCTGAAGGAGGATCGCAAGCGGGTCAAGCAGCGACTGCTCAAGATCAGGGGAGACCC ACCAGTACAACGTCCGCGTCTTGGTGGCGGCACCTCCAAGCCCAAAATTGATGTCCAGAAGGGCAGTCCGGATGCCCAGCCCGTGGATGTTGAACCCGAAGCTGAGGACCATGGCCCACTGGCCCAGCAAATCGCCTGGGAGGAGAGTCATTTGGGCAATTTCAGGAAGATAATGCCGCCACCAGACCTGAGCAAGCTGGACTACTACACTCGCTTCTATGCGCAGTCGAACCAGGTGTCCATCTTTGCGGAGACGGCGGCCAGTAAAAAGCGCGAGGATCTCGCGCGCAAGATGCGCATCCAGATCGAGGAGAAGAAAgccaagcagcagcagatgctgAACGGGAAGGCCAAGCGGGATGCTAGGAAACGACACACCGTGCTGCTGCCGCGGGCGGTGCGCGAGAGGAACCGGATGAACCTCTTCCGGCTGAGGGAGAACTGGTCGCCGGGCTTCATATCGGATGCGGAGGAGCGACTGCGCCACACCTGGCTGCACATGCGGGCGGAGGCGATACGAACGCTCAAGATCACCGAAAAT ATCTACAGCAATCTCTACGAAACTGGACTCCTGACCAACACGGACATGGTCGTCTATCCGCATCTCTACCACAACTTGCAGCACGGCTACGACATCAAACATGTTCCATAG
- the LOC6617161 gene encoding serine/threonine-protein kinase pelle, producing MSGVQTAEAEAQAQNQANGNRTRSRSHLDNTMAIRLLPLPVRAQLCAHLDALDVWQQLATAVKLYPDQVEQISSQKQRGRSASNEFLNIWGGQYNHTVQTLFALFKKLKLHNAMRLIKDYVSEDLHKYIPRSVPTISELRAAPDSSAKVDNGPPFPSSSGVSNSNNNRTSTTATEEIPSLESLGNIHISTVQRAAESLLEIDYAELENATDGWSPDNRLGQGGFGDVYRGKWKQLDVAIKVMNYRSPNIDQKMVELQQSYNELKYLNSIRHDNILALYGYSIKGGKPCLVYQLMKGGSLEARLRAHKAQNPLPALTWQQRFSISLGTARGIYFLHTARGTPLIHGDIKPANILLDQCLLPKIGDFGLVREGPKSLDAVVEVNKVFGTKIYLPPEFRNFRQLSTGVDVYSFGIVLLEVFTGRQVTDRVPENETKKNLLDYVKQQWRQNRKELLEKHLAAPMGKELDMCMCAIEAGLHCTALDPQDRPSMHAVLKRFEPFVTD from the exons ATGAGTGGCGTCCAGACCGCCGAAGCTGAGGCGCAGGCCCAAAACCAAGCGAATGGCAACAGGACCAGGTCGCGCTCCCACTTGGACAACACAATGGCCATCCGACTGCTGCCGTTGCCCGTGCGAGCCCAGCTATGTGCCCACTTGGATGCCCTGGACGTGTGGCAGCAGCTGGCCACGGCCGTTAAACTCTATCCCGACCAGGTGGAGCAGATAAGCAGCCAGAAACAGCGCGGCCGCTCAGCCTCCAATGAGTTTCTCAACATTTGGGGAGGCCAGTACAATCACACAGTGCAaactttgtttgctttgttcAAAAA ATTGAAGCTGCACAATGCCATGCGTCTGATCAAAGACTACGTTAGCGAGGATCTGCACAAGTACATACCCAGGAGCGTGCCCACCATCAGCGAGCTGCGCGCTGCTCCCGATTCCAGTGCCAAAGTGGACAATGGCCCGCCGTTTCCCTCCTCCTCGGGTGTCAGCAACTCAAACAACAATCGCACCAGCACAACGGCAACGGAGGAGATTCCCAGTCTGGAGTCCCTGGGCAATATACACATTAGCACGGTCCAGAGGGCAGCCGAATCCTTGCTGGAGATCGATTATGCGGAGCTGGAAAACGCCACGGACGGCTGGAGCCCGGATAATCGACTGGGACAGGGCGGATTTGGCGACGTGTACCGCGGCAAATGGAAGCAACTGGACGTGGCCATTAAGGTGATGAACTACCGCAGTCCCAACATCGACCAGAAAATGGTGGAGCTGCAGCAGAGCTACAACGAACTCAAGTATTTAAACAGCATCCGGCACGACAACATCCTGGCCCTCTACGGATACAGCATCAAAGGTGGAAAGCCGTGTCTTGTCTACCAGCTAATGAAGGGCGGCTCCCTGGAGGCTCGTCTACGAGCTCATAAGGCACAAAACCCACTACCAGCACTCACCTGGCAGCAGCGGTTTAGCATCAGTCTTGGCACAGCTAG AGGCATCTACTTCCTGCACACGGCGCGAGGTACTCCGCTGATCCATGGAGACATCAAGCCGGCCAACATCTTGCTCGATCAATGTCTGCTGCCAAAAATCGGAGACTTTGGGCTGGTGCGCGAGGGTCCCAAGTCCTTGGACGCTGTGGTGGaagtgaacaaagttttcggCACCAAGATCTACCTGCCACCGGAGTTCCGCAACTTCAGACAACTCAGCACGGGCGTGGACGTCTACAGCTTCGGCATTGTGCTGTTGGAGGTGTTCACGGGTCGTCAGGTGACGGATCGTGTGCCGGAAAACGAGACGAAGAAGAATTTGCTGGACTACGTCAAACAGCAGTGGCGGCAAAACCGGAAGGAGCTGCTGGAGAAGCACTTGGCAGCACCGATGGGCAAGGAGCTGGACATGTGCATGTGCGCCATCGAGGCGGGCTTGCACTGTACAGCCCTGGATCCGCAGGACCGTCCATCCATGCACGCGGTGCTCAAGCGTTTCGAGCCATTTGTTACCGACTAG
- the LOC6617162 gene encoding transcription initiation factor IIA subunit 1 isoform X2 encodes MALCQTSVLKVYHAVIEDVITNVRDAFLDEGVDEQVLQEMKQVWRNKLLASKAVELSPDSGDGSHPPPIVANNPKSHKAANAKAKKAAAATAVTSHQHMGGSSSMSSMVGLKSSAGMAAGSGMRNGLVPIKQEVNSQNPPPLHPTSGAAMMQKQQQAASSGQGSIPIVATLDPNRIMPVNITLPSPAGSASSESRVLTIQVPASALQENQLTQILTAHLISSIMSLPTTLASSVLQQHVNAALSSANHQKSLAAAKQLDGALDSSDEDESEESDDNIDNDDDDDLDKDDDEDAEHEDAAEEEPLNSEDDVTDEDSAEMFDTDNVIVCQYDKITRSRNKWKFYLKDGIMNMRGKDYVFQKSNGDAEW; translated from the exons ATGGCGCTGTGCCAGACATCGGTG CTGAAGGTGTACCATGCCGTGATCGAGGACGTCATCACAAATGTGCGGGACGCGTTCCTGGACGAGGGCGTCGACGAGCAGGTGCTGCAGGAGATGAAGCAGGTCTGGCGCAACAAGTTGCTCGCCAGCAAGGCCGTCGAGCTGAGCCCGGACTCCGGCGATGGCTCCCATCCGCCGCCCATCGTGGCCAACAATCCAAAG AGCCACAAG GCAGCGAATGCCAAGGCTAAGAAGGCCGCCGCCGCAACCGCGGTCACATCACACCAACATATGGGCGGCAGTAGCTCTATGTCCTCGATGGTGGGGCTCAAGTCGTCCGCTGGTATGGCCGCCGGCAGCGGCATGAGGAACGGGCTGGTGCCCATCAAGCAGGAAGTTAACTCACAGAATCCGCCGCCACTGCATCCTACCTCGGGAGCAGCCATGAtgcagaaacagcagcaggcgGCGAGCAGTGGACAGGGTTCCATTCCAATTGTGGCCACGCTGGACCCCAACCGCATTATGCCAGTTAAC ATCACGCTGCCATCGCCAGCCGGCTCTGCCAGTTCGGAATCTCGAGTGCTCACCATACAAGTGCCTGCCTCAGCGCTGCAAGAGAATCAGTTGACTCAAATACTGACGGCCCACCTGATTTCATCCATTATGTCCTTGCCCACCACGTTGGCCTCGTCTGTGCTGCAGCAGCATGTGAACGCAGCACTGAGCAGCGCCAATCACCAGA AAAGTCTTGCCGCTGCCAAGCAACTGGACGGTGCCCTGGACTCCTCCGATGAGGATGAAAGCGAGGAGAGCGACGACAACATcgacaacgacgacgacgatgaccTAGACAAAGACGATGACGAGGATGCGGAGCACGAGGATGCTGCCGAGGAGGAGCCGCTCAACAGCGAAGACGATGTCACCGACGAAGACTCTGCCGAAATGTTTGACACAGATAACGTGATTGTTTGTCAGTACGATAAG ATCACCAGGTCGCGAAACAAATGGAAATTCTATCTCAAAGATGGCATCATGAACATGCGGGGCAAGGACTACGTGTTCCAGAAATCGAATGGCGACGCCGAGTGGTAA
- the LOC6617162 gene encoding transcription initiation factor IIA subunit 1 isoform X1, producing the protein MALCQTSVLKVYHAVIEDVITNVRDAFLDEGVDEQVLQEMKQVWRNKLLASKAVELSPDSGDGSHPPPIVANNPKFRMQSHKAANAKAKKAAAATAVTSHQHMGGSSSMSSMVGLKSSAGMAAGSGMRNGLVPIKQEVNSQNPPPLHPTSGAAMMQKQQQAASSGQGSIPIVATLDPNRIMPVNITLPSPAGSASSESRVLTIQVPASALQENQLTQILTAHLISSIMSLPTTLASSVLQQHVNAALSSANHQKSLAAAKQLDGALDSSDEDESEESDDNIDNDDDDDLDKDDDEDAEHEDAAEEEPLNSEDDVTDEDSAEMFDTDNVIVCQYDKITRSRNKWKFYLKDGIMNMRGKDYVFQKSNGDAEW; encoded by the exons ATGGCGCTGTGCCAGACATCGGTG CTGAAGGTGTACCATGCCGTGATCGAGGACGTCATCACAAATGTGCGGGACGCGTTCCTGGACGAGGGCGTCGACGAGCAGGTGCTGCAGGAGATGAAGCAGGTCTGGCGCAACAAGTTGCTCGCCAGCAAGGCCGTCGAGCTGAGCCCGGACTCCGGCGATGGCTCCCATCCGCCGCCCATCGTGGCCAACAATCCAAAG TTTCGAATGCAGAGCCACAAG GCAGCGAATGCCAAGGCTAAGAAGGCCGCCGCCGCAACCGCGGTCACATCACACCAACATATGGGCGGCAGTAGCTCTATGTCCTCGATGGTGGGGCTCAAGTCGTCCGCTGGTATGGCCGCCGGCAGCGGCATGAGGAACGGGCTGGTGCCCATCAAGCAGGAAGTTAACTCACAGAATCCGCCGCCACTGCATCCTACCTCGGGAGCAGCCATGAtgcagaaacagcagcaggcgGCGAGCAGTGGACAGGGTTCCATTCCAATTGTGGCCACGCTGGACCCCAACCGCATTATGCCAGTTAAC ATCACGCTGCCATCGCCAGCCGGCTCTGCCAGTTCGGAATCTCGAGTGCTCACCATACAAGTGCCTGCCTCAGCGCTGCAAGAGAATCAGTTGACTCAAATACTGACGGCCCACCTGATTTCATCCATTATGTCCTTGCCCACCACGTTGGCCTCGTCTGTGCTGCAGCAGCATGTGAACGCAGCACTGAGCAGCGCCAATCACCAGA AAAGTCTTGCCGCTGCCAAGCAACTGGACGGTGCCCTGGACTCCTCCGATGAGGATGAAAGCGAGGAGAGCGACGACAACATcgacaacgacgacgacgatgaccTAGACAAAGACGATGACGAGGATGCGGAGCACGAGGATGCTGCCGAGGAGGAGCCGCTCAACAGCGAAGACGATGTCACCGACGAAGACTCTGCCGAAATGTTTGACACAGATAACGTGATTGTTTGTCAGTACGATAAG ATCACCAGGTCGCGAAACAAATGGAAATTCTATCTCAAAGATGGCATCATGAACATGCGGGGCAAGGACTACGTGTTCCAGAAATCGAATGGCGACGCCGAGTGGTAA
- the LOC6617162 gene encoding transcription initiation factor IIA subunit 1 isoform X3 has protein sequence MALCQTSVLKVYHAVIEDVITNVRDAFLDEGVDEQVLQEMKQVWRNKLLASKAVELSPDSGDGSHPPPIVANNPKAANAKAKKAAAATAVTSHQHMGGSSSMSSMVGLKSSAGMAAGSGMRNGLVPIKQEVNSQNPPPLHPTSGAAMMQKQQQAASSGQGSIPIVATLDPNRIMPVNITLPSPAGSASSESRVLTIQVPASALQENQLTQILTAHLISSIMSLPTTLASSVLQQHVNAALSSANHQKSLAAAKQLDGALDSSDEDESEESDDNIDNDDDDDLDKDDDEDAEHEDAAEEEPLNSEDDVTDEDSAEMFDTDNVIVCQYDKITRSRNKWKFYLKDGIMNMRGKDYVFQKSNGDAEW, from the exons ATGGCGCTGTGCCAGACATCGGTG CTGAAGGTGTACCATGCCGTGATCGAGGACGTCATCACAAATGTGCGGGACGCGTTCCTGGACGAGGGCGTCGACGAGCAGGTGCTGCAGGAGATGAAGCAGGTCTGGCGCAACAAGTTGCTCGCCAGCAAGGCCGTCGAGCTGAGCCCGGACTCCGGCGATGGCTCCCATCCGCCGCCCATCGTGGCCAACAATCCAAAG GCAGCGAATGCCAAGGCTAAGAAGGCCGCCGCCGCAACCGCGGTCACATCACACCAACATATGGGCGGCAGTAGCTCTATGTCCTCGATGGTGGGGCTCAAGTCGTCCGCTGGTATGGCCGCCGGCAGCGGCATGAGGAACGGGCTGGTGCCCATCAAGCAGGAAGTTAACTCACAGAATCCGCCGCCACTGCATCCTACCTCGGGAGCAGCCATGAtgcagaaacagcagcaggcgGCGAGCAGTGGACAGGGTTCCATTCCAATTGTGGCCACGCTGGACCCCAACCGCATTATGCCAGTTAAC ATCACGCTGCCATCGCCAGCCGGCTCTGCCAGTTCGGAATCTCGAGTGCTCACCATACAAGTGCCTGCCTCAGCGCTGCAAGAGAATCAGTTGACTCAAATACTGACGGCCCACCTGATTTCATCCATTATGTCCTTGCCCACCACGTTGGCCTCGTCTGTGCTGCAGCAGCATGTGAACGCAGCACTGAGCAGCGCCAATCACCAGA AAAGTCTTGCCGCTGCCAAGCAACTGGACGGTGCCCTGGACTCCTCCGATGAGGATGAAAGCGAGGAGAGCGACGACAACATcgacaacgacgacgacgatgaccTAGACAAAGACGATGACGAGGATGCGGAGCACGAGGATGCTGCCGAGGAGGAGCCGCTCAACAGCGAAGACGATGTCACCGACGAAGACTCTGCCGAAATGTTTGACACAGATAACGTGATTGTTTGTCAGTACGATAAG ATCACCAGGTCGCGAAACAAATGGAAATTCTATCTCAAAGATGGCATCATGAACATGCGGGGCAAGGACTACGTGTTCCAGAAATCGAATGGCGACGCCGAGTGGTAA